From the genome of Halorussus caseinilyticus, one region includes:
- a CDS encoding thiamine pyrophosphate-binding protein encodes MTDEYTGADLFVDALAEYGVSRVFGNPGTTELPVMRALGDSDLEYVLGLHEDVAVGMAAGYASTRRYHSHRAEREGDDHVNPVGVVNLHVAPGLAHGLGNLYGASVAGAPLVVTAGNHSTDFRHEEPILSGDLVSMADEFAKWSAEVGDVSALPAMVRRAFRVALTPPTGPVFLALPLDVMMAPTDRSPERLGEIPDAGRGDPTQIERAADLLADPDEDVALVVGDAIARSGVDAVEAAVEFAEASGARVHGEILACEVDFPTDHGQWVSYVPPDEDLAATLLGADNLVFVGTSTNTTLTRHDRPLVAEDTTCVHVSDDAWQVGKNHPADAAVVGDPGRVLSELADRLRERIDDAGREARLERVEMVKQMVESRMAEIGEDHSDDPRASKAELVDAMEEVAPDAYVVDEGVTAKYAMLTRWDFEPEQYVSNKGGGLGYGLPAAVGAAIAESETDDPRDVVGFVGDGSYLYYPQTLYSAARYDADLTVVIPDNRNYRILKDNALDLFGGDESDYEFVGMDFDPPVDIPANAESHGARGRLVEDPEEIGPALEAALDRDGPDVLDVLVHD; translated from the coding sequence ATGACCGACGAGTACACCGGGGCCGACCTGTTCGTGGACGCGCTGGCGGAGTACGGCGTCTCGCGCGTCTTCGGCAACCCCGGCACCACGGAACTGCCCGTGATGCGGGCGTTGGGCGACAGCGACCTCGAATACGTCCTCGGACTCCACGAGGACGTGGCCGTCGGGATGGCCGCGGGGTACGCTAGCACCCGACGGTACCACTCCCACCGCGCCGAGCGCGAGGGCGACGACCACGTGAACCCGGTCGGCGTCGTGAACCTCCACGTCGCGCCGGGACTGGCCCACGGACTCGGCAACCTCTACGGCGCGAGCGTGGCGGGCGCGCCGCTGGTCGTCACCGCCGGGAACCACAGCACCGACTTCCGCCACGAGGAGCCGATTCTGTCGGGGGACCTCGTGAGCATGGCCGACGAGTTCGCCAAGTGGAGCGCCGAGGTGGGCGACGTGTCGGCCCTGCCCGCGATGGTCCGGCGGGCGTTCCGGGTCGCGCTGACGCCGCCGACCGGCCCGGTCTTTCTGGCGCTTCCCCTCGACGTGATGATGGCCCCGACCGACCGGTCGCCCGAACGCCTCGGCGAGATTCCCGACGCCGGGCGCGGCGACCCGACCCAAATCGAGCGCGCGGCCGACCTGCTTGCGGACCCCGACGAGGACGTGGCGCTGGTCGTCGGCGACGCAATCGCGCGCTCGGGCGTCGATGCGGTAGAGGCCGCCGTCGAGTTCGCGGAGGCGTCCGGCGCGCGCGTCCACGGCGAGATTCTGGCCTGCGAGGTGGACTTCCCGACCGACCACGGCCAGTGGGTCTCCTACGTCCCGCCGGACGAGGACCTCGCCGCGACGCTCTTGGGCGCGGACAACCTCGTCTTCGTCGGCACTTCGACCAACACGACGCTGACCCGCCACGACCGACCCCTCGTCGCCGAGGACACCACCTGCGTCCACGTCAGCGACGACGCGTGGCAGGTCGGCAAGAATCACCCGGCGGACGCCGCCGTCGTGGGCGACCCCGGCCGGGTTCTCTCGGAACTCGCCGACCGACTCCGCGAGCGAATCGACGACGCGGGCCGCGAGGCGCGACTGGAGCGCGTCGAGATGGTCAAACAGATGGTCGAGAGCCGGATGGCCGAGATTGGCGAGGACCACAGCGACGACCCCCGCGCGTCGAAGGCCGAACTCGTGGACGCGATGGAGGAAGTCGCCCCCGACGCCTACGTCGTAGACGAGGGCGTCACCGCCAAGTACGCCATGCTGACCCGGTGGGACTTCGAACCGGAGCAGTACGTCTCGAACAAGGGCGGCGGACTCGGCTACGGACTCCCGGCCGCCGTCGGCGCGGCCATCGCCGAATCGGAGACCGACGACCCCCGCGACGTGGTGGGGTTCGTCGGCGACGGGTCGTACCTCTACTACCCCCAGACGCTCTACTCGGCGGCCCGCTACGACGCCGACCTGACCGTCGTGATTCCGGACAACCGCAACTACCGCATCCTGAAGGACAACGCGCTGGACCTCTTCGGCGGCGACGAATCGGACTACGAGTTCGTCGGCATGGACTTCGACCCGCCGGTTGACATCCCGGCGAACGCCGAGAGCCACGGCGCTCGGGGCCGACTCGTGGAGGACCCCGAGGAAATCGGTCCCGCGCTGGAGGCGGCGCTGGACCGCGACGGCCCGGACGTGTTGGACGTGCTGGTTCACGACTGA